The following proteins are co-located in the Streptococcus anginosus genome:
- a CDS encoding response regulator transcription factor — MHKILLVEDDAVIRQQVKKMLEQWGFEVVAVEDFMQVLTIFVKEEPHLVLMDIGLPLFNGYHWCQEIRKISKVPIMFLSSRDQAMDIVMAINMGGDDFVTKPFDNNVLLAKVQGLLRRSYEFGTDQSLLEYHGVILNLKSMDMVYEGEVITLTKNEFQILRVLFEHSGSIVARDDLMKELWNSDFFIDDNTLSVNVARLRKKLEEVGLKNFIETKKGIGYGLTNGSSE; from the coding sequence ATGCACAAGATATTATTAGTAGAAGACGATGCTGTCATTCGCCAACAAGTCAAAAAAATGCTGGAGCAATGGGGATTTGAAGTGGTTGCAGTAGAGGATTTCATGCAGGTTTTGACGATTTTTGTCAAGGAAGAACCACATCTAGTGCTGATGGATATTGGTCTCCCACTTTTTAATGGTTATCATTGGTGCCAAGAAATTCGTAAGATTTCTAAAGTGCCCATTATGTTTTTGTCGTCAAGAGACCAAGCGATGGATATTGTCATGGCAATCAATATGGGTGGTGATGACTTTGTCACAAAACCGTTTGATAACAATGTTCTCCTCGCTAAAGTGCAAGGACTGTTGCGGCGGTCTTATGAGTTTGGAACGGATCAAAGCTTACTGGAATATCATGGAGTTATTCTCAATCTCAAGTCCATGGATATGGTTTATGAAGGTGAAGTCATTACCTTGACCAAAAATGAATTTCAGATTTTGCGCGTGCTGTTTGAGCATTCTGGCAGTATTGTCGCGCGTGATGACCTGATGAAAGAGCTCTGGAATAGTGATTTTTTCATTGATGACAATACCTTGTCGGTCAATGTGGCACGGTTGCGGAAAAAATTAGAAGAAGTCGGTCTCAAGAATTTCATTGAAACAAAGAAAGGTATAGGCTACGGATTAACCAATGGATCATCAGAATAA
- the metG gene encoding methionine--tRNA ligase: MTEKNFYITTPIYYPSGKLHIGSAYTTIACDVLARYKRLMGYDVFYLTGLDEHGQKIQQKAEEAGVTPQKYVDGMAKEVKELWQLLDISYDKFIRTTDNYHEKVVADVFERLLAQDDIYLGEYSGWYSVSDEEFFTESQLEEVFRDENGTVTGGIAPSGHEVEWVSEESYFLRLNKYADRLVAFFKAHPDFIQPDGRMNEIIKNFIEPGLEDLAVSRTSFTWGVPVPSNPKHVVYVWIDALLNYATALGYGQDDHANFEKFWNNGTVFHMVGKDILRFHSIYWPIMLMMLDMKLPDRLIAHGWFVMKDGKMSKSKGNVVYPEMLVERFGLDPLRYYLMRSLPVGSDGTFTPEDYVGRINYELANDLGNLLNRTVAMINKYFDGQVPIYKENVTEFDADLAAVVAENIAIYHKQMDAVDYPRALEAVWNIISRTNKYIDETAPWVLAKDEAKRDELAAVMAHLVASLRVVAHLIQPFMMTTSNAIMEQLGLGTDFDLENLDLAELPTGLTVVAKGTPIFPRLDMEEEIAYIKEQMEANKPAIEKEWEPEEVELKLNRKEIKFDDFDKVEIRVAEVKEVSKVEGSDKLLQFRLDAGDGEDRQILSGIAKYYPNEQELVGKKVQIVANLKPRKMMGRISQGMILSAEYGNQLTLLTVDQNVPNGSLIG; this comes from the coding sequence ATGACTGAAAAGAATTTTTATATTACAACACCAATCTACTATCCAAGCGGCAAGTTGCATATCGGATCAGCCTATACGACTATTGCTTGTGACGTCCTTGCTCGTTACAAACGTCTCATGGGTTATGATGTTTTTTATTTGACAGGGCTTGATGAGCACGGTCAAAAGATTCAGCAGAAAGCGGAAGAAGCGGGTGTTACTCCTCAGAAATATGTGGACGGGATGGCGAAAGAAGTAAAAGAACTTTGGCAACTGCTGGATATTTCTTATGATAAGTTTATCCGCACAACCGATAATTATCATGAAAAAGTAGTAGCAGATGTTTTTGAACGTCTTCTGGCGCAAGATGACATTTATCTAGGTGAGTATTCTGGTTGGTACTCAGTCTCAGATGAAGAATTTTTTACCGAAAGTCAGTTAGAAGAAGTTTTCCGTGATGAAAACGGCACAGTAACAGGGGGAATTGCTCCGTCAGGTCACGAGGTGGAGTGGGTTTCTGAGGAGTCTTATTTCCTCCGTCTCAACAAATATGCCGATCGCTTGGTAGCCTTCTTCAAAGCCCATCCTGACTTTATCCAACCGGATGGTCGGATGAATGAAATCATCAAAAACTTTATCGAGCCAGGCTTGGAAGATTTGGCAGTATCACGGACTTCTTTCACTTGGGGAGTGCCTGTACCGTCCAATCCAAAACATGTGGTTTATGTATGGATTGATGCTCTTCTCAACTATGCGACGGCCCTTGGCTATGGTCAAGATGACCATGCCAACTTTGAAAAATTCTGGAATAATGGAACAGTCTTCCACATGGTTGGAAAGGATATCTTGCGTTTCCACTCTATCTACTGGCCAATCATGCTCATGATGCTGGATATGAAATTGCCAGATCGCTTGATTGCCCACGGTTGGTTTGTCATGAAGGACGGTAAGATGTCTAAATCTAAGGGCAATGTCGTCTATCCAGAAATGCTGGTGGAACGCTTTGGGCTGGATCCGCTTCGTTATTACCTCATGCGTAGCCTTCCAGTTGGTTCTGACGGCACTTTCACGCCAGAAGACTACGTGGGTCGTATCAATTATGAGCTGGCAAATGACCTTGGAAATCTCCTCAACCGTACGGTTGCTATGATTAACAAGTATTTTGACGGTCAAGTGCCGATTTATAAAGAGAATGTGACAGAATTTGATGCGGACTTGGCAGCAGTGGTAGCAGAAAATATCGCAATCTACCACAAACAGATGGATGCCGTGGACTATCCACGAGCCTTGGAAGCAGTGTGGAATATCATTTCTCGTACTAACAAGTATATTGACGAAACAGCACCTTGGGTGTTGGCTAAAGATGAAGCCAAACGTGATGAATTAGCGGCAGTTATGGCACATTTGGTAGCTAGTCTACGTGTGGTAGCTCATCTTATTCAACCGTTCATGATGACGACATCAAATGCTATCATGGAGCAACTTGGTTTAGGTACAGATTTTGACCTTGAAAATCTAGATTTGGCAGAACTGCCAACAGGCTTGACTGTTGTTGCTAAAGGTACACCTATCTTCCCACGTCTAGATATGGAAGAAGAAATTGCTTATATCAAGGAGCAAATGGAAGCCAATAAGCCAGCCATTGAAAAGGAATGGGAGCCAGAAGAAGTAGAACTCAAACTCAACCGCAAGGAAATCAAGTTTGACGATTTTGACAAAGTAGAAATCCGTGTCGCAGAGGTTAAAGAAGTTTCTAAAGTTGAAGGTTCTGATAAATTGCTTCAATTCCGCTTGGATGCGGGAGACGGCGAAGATCGTCAAATTCTGTCTGGGATTGCTAAATACTATCCAAACGAGCAAGAATTGGTTGGCAAGAAAGTCCAAATCGTAGCGAACCTCAAACCACGCAAGATGATGGGACGTATCAGCCAAGGCATGATCCTCTCAGCAGAATATGGTAATCAACTAACTCTGCTCACAGTAGATCAAAATGTACCAAATGGTAGCTTGATTGGGTGA
- a CDS encoding ABC transporter ATP-binding protein yields the protein MTLLDVQHVKKIYKTRFQGNQVEALKDIHFTVDKGDYVAIMGESGSGKSTLLNILAMLDKPTEGRVFLNGTDTAMIKNSQASSFRREKLGFVFQDFNLLDTLSVKDNILLPLVLSRRPITEMMQKLVTTCNELGINQLQEKFPYEISGGQKQRVAVARAIITNPEILLADEPTGALDSKSSAALLDVFDDINDRGQTILMVTHSTSAASRAKRVLFIKDGILYNQIFRGDKTERQMFQEISDTLTVMASEVSGYVQTNE from the coding sequence ATGACACTATTAGATGTACAACATGTGAAGAAAATTTACAAAACCCGCTTTCAAGGCAACCAAGTAGAAGCACTGAAAGACATTCATTTTACGGTGGACAAAGGTGATTATGTCGCTATCATGGGTGAGTCGGGGTCTGGGAAATCCACTCTGCTGAACATTCTTGCGATGCTGGATAAACCAACAGAAGGACGTGTCTTTCTCAATGGTACGGACACCGCGATGATTAAAAACAGTCAGGCTTCGAGTTTCCGTCGGGAAAAATTAGGTTTCGTTTTTCAAGATTTCAACCTGTTAGACACACTCTCGGTCAAGGACAATATCCTCTTGCCGCTCGTTTTGTCGCGCCGTCCGATTACAGAAATGATGCAAAAGTTGGTTACTACTTGTAATGAACTGGGGATTAACCAATTGCAGGAAAAATTCCCCTATGAAATTTCCGGTGGTCAAAAGCAGCGGGTGGCAGTAGCGCGTGCTATTATCACCAATCCAGAAATTCTGCTGGCAGACGAGCCAACAGGGGCGCTCGATTCTAAGTCTTCTGCGGCGCTTTTAGATGTATTTGATGACATCAATGACCGCGGACAGACGATTCTCATGGTGACACATTCGACTTCGGCGGCAAGCCGTGCTAAGCGCGTACTGTTCATCAAGGACGGAATTTTGTACAATCAAATCTTCCGAGGAGATAAAACAGAGCGGCAGATGTTCCAAGAAATTTCAGATACCTTAACGGTCATGGCAAGCGAGGTGAGTGGCTATGTTCAAACTAACGAATAA
- a CDS encoding SemiSWEET family transporter: protein MNEKRMKMIGWVATFMSVMMYVSYIPQIMDNLAGHKGNFIQPLVAAINCSLWVYYGLFKKERDLPLAAANAPGIVFGLITVLTAMF from the coding sequence ATGAACGAAAAACGAATGAAAATGATAGGTTGGGTGGCGACATTCATGTCTGTTATGATGTATGTATCTTATATCCCACAAATTATGGACAATTTAGCTGGACATAAGGGAAACTTTATCCAACCTCTGGTAGCTGCAATTAACTGTAGCCTTTGGGTTTATTATGGTTTATTTAAAAAAGAGCGTGATTTGCCACTCGCTGCCGCAAACGCTCCAGGTATTGTCTTTGGGCTTATTACTGTGCTAACAGCAATGTTCTAA
- a CDS encoding DUF2974 domain-containing protein — protein MGNIFNYLEDVQYDSIYDQPFTALDMLLLTEMTYLNFDDIVTDSLTLQQAHRLVDIPQYMTQEISMMNTKHRLALLEQAAKVKRYKNIKLLGYVNDIDLDVQKQFAAMTYKISLNTYVITFRGTDDSIIGWKEDFHMTYMEHVPAQRTAVHYVQNAMQAFPKATFILTGHSKGGNLATYAGSQVEPALQARISQIYSFDAPGLNHTVIETDGYQEMAPKIKRYIPQGSIVGMMLETPKQAHIVKSVAIGGIAQHDTFSWQIENEHFVLLDTLNPDSIQTDKTLKEWVETVPDDELKDFFDVFFSLILDAQITSIDEFFQPNSIKKLLTIVQNAQALTEQEKEMLSRLTRLLISIRYQAWIDDFKTPSPMAFMTDVRESWTSLAERFSFLNKDE, from the coding sequence ATGGGAAATATTTTTAACTACTTAGAAGATGTACAATACGATAGTATCTACGACCAGCCCTTTACAGCGCTGGATATGCTACTCTTGACTGAAATGACCTATCTGAACTTTGATGACATTGTTACAGATAGTTTGACCTTACAACAAGCCCATCGCTTAGTTGATATACCACAATACATGACCCAAGAAATTTCCATGATGAATACCAAACACCGCTTGGCACTTTTGGAACAAGCCGCTAAGGTGAAGCGCTATAAGAACATCAAACTCTTGGGTTATGTAAATGATATTGATCTTGATGTGCAAAAACAATTTGCTGCTATGACTTATAAAATCAGCTTAAACACCTATGTTATCACTTTTCGCGGAACAGATGATTCCATTATCGGTTGGAAAGAAGATTTTCACATGACTTATATGGAGCATGTCCCTGCACAACGAACAGCTGTCCATTATGTCCAAAATGCCATGCAGGCATTTCCAAAAGCCACTTTTATCTTGACAGGACATTCCAAAGGTGGCAATCTAGCGACTTACGCTGGCAGCCAAGTAGAACCTGCTTTACAAGCAAGAATTTCTCAAATCTATAGTTTTGACGCTCCAGGCTTGAATCATACAGTGATTGAAACAGACGGCTATCAGGAAATGGCTCCAAAAATCAAACGTTACATTCCGCAAGGCTCTATTGTCGGGATGATGCTGGAAACACCTAAGCAAGCGCACATTGTAAAGAGTGTGGCTATTGGTGGTATTGCCCAACACGATACCTTCTCTTGGCAAATCGAAAATGAGCACTTTGTCTTACTTGACACGCTCAACCCAGACAGCATTCAGACAGACAAAACTCTCAAAGAATGGGTGGAGACGGTTCCCGATGACGAACTTAAAGATTTCTTTGATGTCTTTTTCAGCCTCATTTTAGACGCTCAAATTACGTCCATTGATGAATTTTTCCAACCTAACAGTATCAAGAAATTGCTGACTATCGTCCAAAATGCCCAAGCCCTTACCGAGCAAGAAAAAGAAATGCTCAGCCGCCTAACACGCCTGCTCATCTCTATCCGTTACCAAGCCTGGATTGATGATTTTAAAACACCTAGTCCAATGGCCTTTATGACCGATGTACGAGAAAGCTGGACTAGTCTGGCGGAGAGGTTTTCGTTTTTAAATAAAGATGAATAG
- a CDS encoding TraX family protein has translation MKTKGLNAFQLKLLMAVLMVFDHLEKIPGLLSGEWASIFHALTRCVAVWFAFAAVEGFRYTRSRLLYNVRLFFWSAIMFAGNTILNLLFQSKGVQIYNNIFLTLACGVLVLNIFFGISQTSNPVDIKRQPIRFILGIVVCLLAGFVTEGGMVIIPFMLITYTCREKRNLRNLLYGILAVVLFCMSIQIYPTWSDTLLMMFYNSDWLFITVLPFISLYNGERGPVTKWSKYFFYIFYPAHLWLITCIAYLVQK, from the coding sequence ATGAAAACAAAAGGATTGAACGCTTTTCAGCTCAAGCTCTTAATGGCTGTTTTAATGGTCTTTGATCACCTTGAAAAAATACCAGGCTTACTGTCAGGTGAATGGGCGAGCATTTTTCATGCTTTAACACGCTGTGTAGCAGTTTGGTTTGCTTTTGCAGCAGTGGAAGGTTTTCGATATACACGGAGCCGCTTGCTTTATAATGTACGTCTCTTTTTCTGGTCAGCTATCATGTTTGCTGGAAATACGATTCTCAATTTGCTGTTTCAGTCTAAAGGAGTTCAGATATATAATAATATTTTCTTAACTTTGGCTTGCGGTGTACTTGTCCTCAATATCTTTTTTGGCATAAGCCAAACAAGCAATCCAGTTGATATTAAACGCCAGCCCATTCGCTTTATCTTAGGAATTGTTGTTTGCTTGCTTGCTGGTTTTGTGACAGAAGGTGGCATGGTCATTATTCCATTTATGTTGATCACCTATACTTGTAGAGAAAAGAGAAATCTCCGCAATCTTCTGTATGGTATTTTAGCGGTTGTCCTATTTTGTATGAGTATTCAGATTTACCCGACATGGAGCGATACGCTGTTAATGATGTTTTATAATTCCGATTGGCTTTTTATCACAGTACTGCCTTTCATTTCACTCTATAATGGCGAACGCGGTCCTGTGACCAAGTGGAGCAAGTATTTCTTTTATATCTTTTATCCAGCTCACTTATGGTTGATTACTTGCATTGCTTACCTCGTTCAAAAATGA
- a CDS encoding sensor histidine kinase codes for MDHQNKRLFFKYYFRSRQFLCLLLLIFYSLLFAFSYLFESERAVLRYVMLLLLLVSLIGFVFDFVKQYQTFRRAVLYGESQVKTPLEALLFSKIETLEKDKKELQLQHQAKQSDLLDYYTLWVHQIKTPIAASKLLVEDLQEQTLKNQLEQELFKIDSYTNLVLQYLRLESFHDDLVVKRENIEDLVKDIVKKYAIFFIQQGLRLNLHDLNHAIITDKKWFVVILEQVLSNSLKYTSQGGIEIFFKEDTLYMKDTGLGIQDADLLRVFERGFSGYNGRLTHQSSGLGLYLSKKIADELGHELHLQSVVGEGTTVMITFKEKKLLFE; via the coding sequence ATGGATCATCAGAATAAGCGTCTATTTTTCAAATATTATTTCCGTTCGCGTCAGTTTTTATGTTTGTTGCTACTTATTTTTTATAGTCTACTGTTTGCTTTTTCTTACCTTTTTGAAAGTGAACGTGCTGTTTTACGGTATGTCATGTTGCTCTTGCTCTTGGTTAGCTTGATAGGATTCGTCTTTGACTTTGTTAAACAATATCAAACTTTTCGTCGCGCTGTTTTATATGGAGAAAGTCAAGTAAAAACTCCCTTGGAAGCATTACTTTTCTCCAAAATCGAAACTTTAGAAAAGGACAAAAAAGAGCTGCAATTACAGCATCAAGCAAAGCAGAGTGATCTATTAGATTATTATACACTTTGGGTGCACCAGATCAAGACGCCGATTGCTGCGAGCAAGCTCTTAGTGGAGGATTTACAAGAGCAGACATTGAAAAATCAGTTAGAGCAAGAACTGTTTAAGATTGATTCTTATACAAACTTAGTCTTGCAATACCTGCGTCTGGAAAGTTTTCATGATGATTTAGTCGTGAAAAGAGAAAATATAGAAGACTTGGTCAAAGATATTGTCAAAAAGTATGCCATTTTCTTTATTCAGCAAGGTCTTCGTCTAAATTTGCATGATTTGAATCACGCCATTATTACAGATAAAAAATGGTTTGTCGTCATTTTAGAGCAGGTGCTCTCAAACAGTCTCAAATACACCAGCCAAGGTGGTATTGAAATTTTCTTTAAGGAAGATACCTTGTATATGAAAGATACTGGCTTAGGGATTCAGGATGCGGATCTTCTGCGTGTATTCGAGCGTGGCTTTTCCGGCTACAATGGGCGTCTAACGCACCAGTCATCCGGTTTGGGACTCTATTTATCTAAGAAAATTGCGGATGAACTGGGGCATGAATTGCATTTGCAGTCGGTGGTCGGAGAAGGCACAACCGTTATGATTACTTTTAAAGAAAAGAAATTATTGTTTGAATAA